CTTGTCGCCGTGGAGCATCCCGGAGGCAACGGCGACGGGTGGCtgcggcggaggcggcggcgcgGGCAGGTGCGGGCCGTGGGGGGTGGCGTGGGGCGTGCCAACGCCCAGAAAGGAACGCATGTTGAGCAGCGAGCCCTGTGCCAGGAAAGCGCCGTTGGTCCAGTTGGAGAACTTGCCGATGTGGCAGGTGTACAGTCCGTGGCTGGGCAGGAAAGCGGGGTGTTGCAGCGGCGCGCCCGCAGGGGGCCCATGCGCACCAGGATGGCTGGCGGGCGGCGGCGAGGCCTTGGGCGCGCCGTCCGGGCTGGTGGCCGTCTCGGCCAGTGACCAGATCTTGGGCTTGCTGTGCGGCGCTCCCTGCAGGCCACCCGCTGCCGAGCCTGGACTCAGCAGGCGCGTGCCGCCGGGTTCCTGGGCCTCCTTAGCCAAGCCTAGAGGCGAGTCTTGAGTTTTGAGCGCGTCAGCGGCCGCCAGGGGCGATCCCTGATCCCGAGCGAGGGCGGTGGGCACTGTGGGCGCTTGCGGCACCTCAGCCTTGTCCTCATCGTCCTCGTTACTCTGGTCGCCGTCGTGCTCGTCGATCTTGTCGATGTCGATGCTTTCCAGATCGATCTCCTCATCGTCCTCGGCCTTCTCCGGATCACCCTCCGTGTCACTTCCAAAGAGGGCGCCGTCCTCCTGGTCCTTGCTGCGTGCGCCCCACGTCACCTTGTTCTCCTTCTTGAGGCGGCGGCGCGCGTTGGCGAACCAGGTGGAGACCTGCGTGAGGGTCATCTTGGTGATGATGGCCAGCATGATCTTCTCCCCCTTGGTGGGGTAGGGATTCTTGCGGTGCTCGTTGAGCCAGGCCTTGAGCGTGCTGGTGCTCTCGCGCGTGGCATTCTTGGGCCGCCCGGGATCCCCGTACTGGAACTGGCCGTAGGGGTAGTAGGCCGGCGCTGTGTGCGCAGCGAAGGTGGCAGGGTGCACCCCAGGGTTGTCCTTGAGTTCATACTGTGAGCCCTGAGGCCACAGGGCCCAGCGAGGCAGGAGATAgtaggggtggagagagagagagagagagagagagaaatgagtcCCCAGAACTCAAGGGAAAGTCGGGGGCTGCCGCTCCTGTCCACTGGAAAGCAAAAGGCCCCAGTTAACAGCCAGTGGTCgaactggggagagaggggtTAGACAAGGAGCTGCCTCCAGGAAGAGCGCTGCCACGGATCTTGGCTTTTCTGTCACTCAAGAAAAGTTCTAGAATCGTTGCCTCTGTGGAAGGCCACAGCGGGAGCCTCGGCTGCTTAGATTTCCCCAGGCCACTctccgtcccccaccccacccccaccccaactccagaAGCCTGATATCCAAGTTTACCTCGCACTAG
This sequence is a window from Phyllostomus discolor isolate MPI-MPIP mPhyDis1 chromosome 3, mPhyDis1.pri.v3, whole genome shotgun sequence. Protein-coding genes within it:
- the IRX1 gene encoding iroquois-class homeodomain protein IRX-1 isoform X2: MSFPQLGYPQYLSAAGPGAYGGERPGVLAAAAAAAAAASSGRPGAAELGAGAGAAAVTSVLGMYAAAGPYAGAPNYSAFLPYAADLSLFSQMGSQYELKDNPGVHPATFAAHTAPAYYPYGQFQYGDPGRPKNATRESTSTLKAWLNEHRKNPYPTKGEKIMLAIITKMTLTQVSTWFANARRRLKKENKVTWGARSKDQEDGALFGSDTEGDPEKAEDDEEIDLESIDIDKIDEHDGDQSNEDDEDKAEVPQAPTVPTALARDQGSPLAAADALKTQDSPLGLAKEAQEPGGTRLLSPGSAAGGLQGAPHSKPKIWSLAETATSPDGAPKASPPPASHPGAHGPPAGAPLQHPAFLPSHGLYTCHIGKFSNWTNGAFLAQGSLLNMRSFLGVGTPHATPHGPHLPAPPPPPQPPVAVASGMLHGDKASARSSPTLPERDIVPRPDSPPQQLKSPFQPVRDNSLAPQEGTPRILAALPSA
- the IRX1 gene encoding iroquois-class homeodomain protein IRX-1 isoform X1, encoding MSFPQLGYPQYLSAAGPGAYGGERPGVLAAAAAAAAAASSGRPGAAELGAGAGAAAVTSVLGMYAAAGPYAGAPNYSAFLPYAADLSLFSQMGSQYELKDNPGVHPATFAAHTAPAYYPYGQFQYGDPGRPKNATRESTSTLKAWLNEHRKNPYPTKGEKIMLAIITKMTLTQVSTWFANARRRLKKENKVTWGARSKDQEDGALFGSDTEGDPEKAEDDEEIDLESIDIDKIDEHDGDQSNEDDEDKAEVPQAPTVPTALARDQGSPLAAADALKTQDSPLGLAKEAQEPGGTRLLSPGSAAGGLQGAPHSKPKIWSLAETATSPDGAPKASPPPASHPGAHGPPAGAPLQHPAFLPSHGLYTCHIGKFSNWTNGAFLAQGSLLNMRSFLGVGTPHATPHGPHLPAPPPPPQPPVAVASGMLHGDKASARSSPTLPERDIVPRPDSPPQQLKSPFQPVRDKLYKGTRRHLKCHSAAGAEEQHCHFVGAPRSCAQQKVNQSAGVRSPRILLHRCGESLSSEHQQNHRPCLS